The Rhopalosiphum maidis isolate BTI-1 chromosome 4, ASM367621v3, whole genome shotgun sequence region ATAAtactgatttaaaattaataattcctaATTTtgagtgaattttttttcaacaattgtTGAAATAACGTATTTCTCAAAAACCTGAATATTTGGCGTTCAGCagaaagatataataataagacattGGGCAGGTATCCCTATATTAGAAACATAAACTGACAATACAATTTGACAAAaactagtttaataaaattgactgAGTTGGATTTAAATAAGTTGCAAGATACTTTTATATGCGACAgactataaaatagaaaattaaaactattttctacatattgtgatttaaatgtttaattattaattaaaaaatttaaatatttttaatatcttattttaattcaatttgttattttgtaatttattcagataaataatgtaaaagctAAGGCCAAAGCTGCACTagaagaaaatgaaaaattacagAAATTTGTCAGCAGTGCTTCTAAAGATGGTAATATGTTAGAACAGaaaattgaagaaaataaaaagctCTTGGAACGTGTAAACACAatcacaaaagaaaaaaatcttttggAGAAAAaggtatttagatattttattaaagaaaaatgtatttcctaAACGTAATTTATCAAGttgataaacattatattaaacataagaaaacaaataaaaatcataaatattttgatttaataataattattattgttctttgTTGTTATTTAGGTTCATAATTTAACAATCAAACTCGACCAAACAAAAACCAAATTAGATgaagaatgtcaaataaactcagcattacaaaaaaatcaaaatgaatggcatttgaagttttcaaatttggaaaaaaattttaataattataaaactactaaagaccaagtaaatattttgtgtttaatttattaaaagttagtATTGAGTCTAGgtaataagaattaataataaatttatgtttaactcGATGTTTTAGGAAATTGGTGAATTGAAAGAGCAAGTCCGTGATCTCATGTTTTTCTTAGAAGCTCAGAATACAATCGACAAAAGTGTAGATCGAGAAGACATTGTAAATGGTTCAGTGATAGTAGAACAGCAAAATTCATCAAGTCAAAACAAGActccaaaaaacaaaaaacacagataataaaactaataataacttttatatttaatttacccaTAATATACagcattatattgtaatagtgtattgttatttttttgttgtttaaggAAAATACTAAATTCTGTTATTCATATGGAATAATTGATgactattgtaaattgttatttgtacggataaaatattatgatattctttgtttttatttttgaatacagcagctaaaataatatgagcATGTGCATGTTGTGTGCTGTAACACAGGACTCTTGACCGATAACCcctttaatgataaaatgtatacaataaattataattaagtaggtatagtatTATTCAAGTGcatctatgtaatatatatatattatagtttgtgatattatttttttattatactttacagATACAGTTAATGCCACTGCACATGCATAATTGAGTACCTAACCGTGTACAGTAGGCCTAATAGAGACTCTTTAATTCAAATGGAATTGGGAAAAAAAGAGTGGTTTCGATTagcaataattgttaaaacaattttttgaaatttaatcacTTCTTCCAAATGCTGTAATTTTAATGCAAAACTTGTTTAACTTGGGCCATTTTTCGTACAATAATTtcgatgatattaattatatgaaacgcgcagtatattaatactgcaccgatcattatattatgtaaaatgagTGTATGACACACTCAACTGACAATAATGATTAACATAATCGACCCGACGACGTTCACGTGCGATGAATTATCGTGAATTAATAATCACCGTCCActgattattgtaatattgtacagGTCTATGGGAAAATGCGTTGTTAAATGTGTATCGTAGTGCGTCAATTCTTTAAAGTAAAAGTCTATAAAAACTACGGTGACGTACGTTCAAGCCGGTTCGGATTACCATGTTTTTCGGGTTAGATTTACACTGTCCTTACCGGTTACCCGAGCCCCTCGTACAGTCGTATTgcacaataatagtaaatagtaattactataGTACGTGCCGTGTGCCCATGTGTAATGGCATAATAATTTGTGATTCGGACACAGACAATCGTTGAAAACCGTTTTCGGTGTAAACTTATGTGACAGAGTacggttttaattaattaggtgGGTAGGTAGACACCTAACATAAATCATCAACGTGACGGAACCGTATCGGCGGGGTGCCTACGgaataagtaaaaacaataatattcgcaGTATCGCAGTGATCTGGCGCGATCggttttattacctataatagttgtattatttatctagCCATCCGCGTAAGGTTAGGATAGAGCGGAGGCGGTTACCTGTctcatatctattatattaaatataatcgcCGACGCGAGTTGAAAGATTAACCTGTGCAATGTGTTTTTTCGATCGTGACGTTTACTGAAGCTGAATAATAACTGGTAATAgcttattaatcataaaatatctacagtttattttattgtataatatacttactgtTGCAACACACTACACACCCGCacagaacaataatatattatatgtataccttatctaaatataaaaataaatgtacgttTGTACGGGACGTATTTAGACTTATATAGCTGAACACCAATTGGCATCGAATTTTGCACATATATTTCTTGAGATAtgggtgtattatataatatttatgatttcaatgatattaaaaacattattaagttCGATTTTgagatataaacaattaaaaatgtttacatttcaataatcaaataaaaacatgtgcgtttaatataaataaatcatgataaataatataggtaattaaaatcatCTTTGTACAAGTTTTGGTCTCAATTTAGTTGAAATCGTAAAAAGCTTTGTCACATTTCTTTttctattatacctatattttgtcATGGCTGCCGatgttcttataatatattaataagttatatatatatatactatagttttGTAGTGCAGTGGTGTACTTAGGATATTGTCTTGGGGGGAGAGAGgggatatgtatttatattttattctgaagTCTCTTCTTCCAATATTaccttaaaaaatgataacttaataatcgcataataaatacaaagtcAATTGCAAAAAACATGAAATCTAACTCGTTAACCTGaggttacatttttttgttggaACAAAATGACTTATTAGATACAAGCATAGGCGCAACTATAGAGCTCTATTTCTGGGtaggttaaattttaatgatatctgCAACCCACGGGAGCGTTGCCCTTAGTCCCTACACcacaattattgattattaaaactaacattcatatttatatcgcTTCTGCTTAGTAGTCGTTAATAGTTGttttcaaagtaaaatattggtaCTTACAGACTAGCtacctacctaaatatatttgaataagaagaatataaatatacagatcatagttattaatataatattgttattagtttattacaaagCTTTTAAGACTAGTTAAATTAACGTTATTTTTCTGTCCTTTTCATCGGCAAATTTattcacaatataatttatctttattttattagttatgtctctttcaatatttcaaatgaataaaaatgaaaaccgaTCTTGTGCCATGGATGatctaagttaattttttatacgccTCATTGAAGAAAATGATCTTTCACATGTGGCTGAATTTACCAGTGTGGCTAACAATGACTGGGAGCCCAGTGGGAGGCAATCATGTAGGATTCATTTTATCAacgtcttataaattaaaaactattaaatacaacaacacattactaattatatattggaTTCGAGAATTACATTATCTTCAAAAACGAGGTGGGCTAAGCCTACCCAAGCCCCCCTCTAGTTGCGCCTATGATTACAAGTacctatacacattatacatggAACTTGaacaatattactttattatattatttatatacatatgtagtCACAGTCATAAAGTCATTAGGTAGTATCTATAACTAAAATCCAACTTTTTGGTTGTTTTAGACTACTCGCGTCAATGACTTCATCTGGCATAATTTGGGTATTCCGGTTAGTGAAAAGTATATAACCGTCCAACGATACTGTCCATCTATAGTgtaggtataggtaggtaaatatagttttaaaataactcgttaataagtatataattaataggtgCGGCGTTGGTGCAGCCTTAAATGAACAGTGTGCgtacatagaatataattgaGAAAAATGTCTGTCTACGGCATGAACCGCAACAAGAGAACCAAATAGACGAATGCGAACACCACGAAACATATCCTGTCGATTACCTTGGCGAGTTTATGTCTCTCGTTCAAATCGGCGGTCTGCGCGATCATCTCTTCGGATTCACAGAGCATGTGACAATCGGCCGGTGAATCCTGCAACGACAAGCgcaaagttaataattactatttcgTTTGTCCGGCCATCATTCCAGACGATATAACACATCTAAAATCGACGGGGTCGTATGCATTATGTAGTTGCTGATACGTACATTTATCTCGATACCCAAGTACACCAGGTAACCGGAATGAAGAAACCAAGTAACCCCGTGCGGCAGTGGTTTGCTCACTTTGGACATGTTTTTTACAGCCATTGATAGCACTGCGGTCACAGTGATAAGTGCCAAACTATAAGTGTAGTAAACGACTGagaaaaaacgaaatattgttgtttttaaacgttttaatgaCATATCAGTAAATCTGGAGAGCACGCGCGAATTGTTCAAAGTTTATTTCAGGAAAAATACTTTTAGGATTTATAGGTACCCACACCAATTTCTCGTTTTTTGATACTGAGCAGAGTGATGAACTGATGAATGTATCGggtatatatacaatgatgtttatcgtttattattttgttgtgtgTCTGCAGAAAACGAAACTTTTTATACaggaaaaaaaagtttaaatcttaaatatcgAAAGTGGTTTCTGGTATAGTAAGTTGGATCTAtgtagtttgatttttttgcagtaaaaaataaaagatttccagtacttatgaaaatagtgagttataatttcataatatatgataatatattatacgatgttttaaggtttttggaaaaaaaaaaagcaaccTATCGTATTActagtatagtaataaaataagttttaaaatatctataaaaattgagttatctatttgaattgttttttacatggataatttatcattaaactcATATTTAACACATCTATTTTAGAGATTAAGGAAATGATTCAATGACTCGAAATCGTTGAAATCTgccataaaatttttaaatttttttaaataaaactgattacagtatatattatacgtaccaATCAATGGAACAGTGGATGTAACGATTGGCACTTTTGAGTATACGACCATAATGGCCAGAGTGACAAACAGCGCGTTGAATAGGTTcacaaacaatttacaataattgtcaGTGTACGGGAGCCAAAATGTTAGTAAATTAAACGAAATACTGcctgtagaaaaaaataaatattagcaacaaaatgttaatatctACAGTCTAtccaaaaatgaatttataaaatcacccAAGTACGAGTTATATACGGTTGACTTTGATACTTATAGTTAGCTCTTGACTATACCTTTGCATATTTTCGTGAATTTTatgcttataatatgttatgtattgttTACTTAACCGTGCcacatttgtaatatttttaataggttttGCTCATCGTGTtactttagaataatataaatcgcgtatctattcaattatattatattatacaggtaggTCTATGTTAAAAACggtaatttaactaattttaatgtgtTACTGTGTTGGCAggtataatcaaatataatgtactataataaattaataaataataatagcactATAATATAGGGCTCAATGCAAATTCCTATtcgaataacatttttaatttaaaattaaagatagtGTAATCTTttacaatgaatttttactctacaaataaaaattaatggtgTAATACCCAGATATCCTATAATGACCTTTTTTCTTGACGAGACAAGTTTGGAATGTTTCGAAAAGCACGACCTTTagtggaaaaaaatacatcgcTTTATTTAAAGCTGTGTAAGTTAGTTTTTACTGGGTAAAGGGGTTTAGTGGTATACTAATTTAGCCTGAATTGGTTTCATGTTTACACTTAAATAACTGGCATATTcgcaacattaaaataaattcctattaaataataataaacgtaaacTGACTGCAGTATGATGTTAAATTACTCAAATAaagaatcaataataaaataattaatcaatgacCTTAAACATTTATCGtgatcaaaatatcatataatacattatatttcaaacgCATAAGTAGAATTTTACATCGTCCAATAAACACacaggtaggtatataacctATAGATAAAATGTACTCATTTCCACCTaattgactatattattatactgtttagtaacataattagtattttaaatgtttaatgttaataagatACGATATTCTGaacaattctaaaaaaataatatgcatgcaATAATAACACTATAGAATCAGTAAAACCTTTAACCTAGATGCACCTGCAGTAGTACGTGACAAGTACTTTTGAAAGAGACGGGAGGTCTAAGTTGTACAATACATATCGTTAATGATTAGgtagtttaatattacttcacgttatttataagttgtccacatttcacaaaataaatgatCTTATGTCATGCAATATTTTTGGTCAATAAGCACAGGCCACACACAACTATTTTTTCTGtgcttatttttaatcaaatctaCGTCTACATGtagatgtacatattatatagtatattacatatctaCTGAAATTGTACAAATTTAATCGTTCAACGAGAgctcaatattgtttttgcgaatgcaaagtaaaaaaaaaataataaagaatcagCAAACAAGCGTACGAAACATTGTGCACGGATTAAATTTGTTTCGCGTGAAGTCTAGTTCAAGGCCGCATTAACCTAGGTACAAGAAGAGCATTTGCTCTAGGTGGAAAATTTTGAGTGGTAGTAAAAACCTGTAACTGCGTACCccctctaaaaaataaaataaataatgttacaataattatttaaaaaataatttgtttttctaaaCAGCTTAACCactatgacatttttaaaaataatttataaatggaaaCCAggaagttaaattattttgataataacttttttgtgtttttaatgaagttacattactatatttaattgctTGATCCACGATGACATTTGCTTTTAACCTGCCTCTGGTcctgtttatataaattattatgacttattttACGAAAAGTCAAGTTAAAGTACAAAGGGTGATTTTTGTACCTTTTTATTTATCGAAGATTGAATAGAACGCGTAACTATTACAATATCGTTgtgaataggtacttatttgattatattatgtttatttctataaatattataatgcgctCCTCAGAGTGAATTTTATACTCTTAGAAATTTGGTTTATCTACGTAATAAAAATCACGTAACTTTCCCATCTctcttctaaaaataaataaaatcacgtATCAACAATTTATGATGGGCCACATATTTTATCACACCATGTCTATAGACTGATCTATACTGAGTCTATCATGTATATAgactaagtaatatttaatcaaattattgtatacgaatGGCAATCGAAAATAAGAATTGGGGGTAAACTCACATAGCGCGGGGAAATAGATGACTGACTTATAGGGATGGACTTTCCGTCTAACAGTGATGTTGTATTCAACGTCGATGTACTGTTCATCCGGACAGCAAGGATAGTACCTGGCGTGTCTCTCCTTAGAAACGTTAAGGATGTCCCATTCTGTGTGTGCGCTGGCTAATTCTACCTGGAACATATTGCATGATACCGTGACCGCGATTAAGTTTCATTTAGagcttacataatacataatatatgtttttaattttttataaatattatataatttatatataacgtGCTATTAATGCAAAACGTAATACAGGGGCGCCCAGATGATTTTTGAAAGCACGTTACACGCGACTTACTAAAATTGCACCTTTCAATCTATTATTTTGACTTGAttcgattataaaaattcaatgactagtattagccattaggtacatcgatatgtaatatttaaaatcatttataatattttaatcaatgaactatttatttatacgacTTGCTTTATAATactagaataattatattggcaGAAACCGATATATTCACAATTCTTGTACCACGAGCATGTAATTTGACACTTACTTCGTACGAGATCGTATATTAGATTAGAGCTTTGTCCTAGTTATTTGATAAAGAATCGATTCCTTTACATTTTTCCTACGGTTGGAGTGTCGACTTTTCATCATGCCGGAAACGCAGCCGAGAGCAGTTTAAAGTCTGTAGTAATGagaataagaaaaatactgatttttagaattaggAACCATCTTTCTCCCCTCTTCCCATCATCCCTTATTGGTAGAGGATACACATGC contains the following coding sequences:
- the LOC113557051 gene encoding acetylcholine receptor subunit alpha-like 1 isoform X1; amino-acid sequence: MIGTHSGLFLFIAIQAVTYSWTFGSIQSVQPFNHNSTVEHVLRKHIFQNYDKVVKPTSDDNIALEVNMRILIKSAELNYEKSQMILSTWFIANWVDNRLAWDPNEYEYLNSIIVDHREIWHPDIMAFNNVDANMEDDRTHVNSVVNKNGGVIWVEPVQYIIHCKTDTTNWPHDTQTGVLKLGSWLYLGRDLNLTIDDDEGVELASAHTEWDILNVSKERHARYYPCCPDEQYIDVEYNITVRRKVHPYKSVIYFPALCSISFNLLTFWLPYTDNYCKLFVNLFNALFVTLAIMVVYSKVPIVTSTVPLIVVYYTYSLALITVTAVLSMAVKNMSKVSKPLPHGVTWFLHSGYLVYLGIEINDSPADCHMLCESEEMIAQTADLNERHKLAKVIDRICFVVFAFVYLVLLLRFMP
- the LOC113557051 gene encoding acetylcholine receptor subunit alpha-like 1 isoform X2 gives rise to the protein MRILIKSAELNYEKSQMILSTWFIANWVDNRLAWDPNEYEYLNSIIVDHREIWHPDIMAFNNVDANMEDDRTHVNSVVNKNGGVIWVEPVQYIIHCKTDTTNWPHDTQTGVLKLGSWLYLGRDLNLTIDDDEGVELASAHTEWDILNVSKERHARYYPCCPDEQYIDVEYNITVRRKVHPYKSVIYFPALCSISFNLLTFWLPYTDNYCKLFVNLFNALFVTLAIMVVYSKVPIVTSTVPLIVVYYTYSLALITVTAVLSMAVKNMSKVSKPLPHGVTWFLHSGYLVYLGIEINDSPADCHMLCESEEMIAQTADLNERHKLAKVIDRICFVVFAFVYLVLLLRFMP